The sequence CATATGTGGATACAAGGCATAGTTTTGGAAAACCATCGCGATATCACGATCTTTTGGTTGAACCTTATTCATGACCTTGCCATCCATCTTAAAGTCACCTTTAGTAATATCCTCTAGTCCCGCTATCATACGTAATGTGGTGGATTTACCACATCCGGAAGGTCCAACGAAGACAATAAATTCACCATCTTTAATGTCTAGGTTGAAATCACTAACTGAATAGTCAGTATTACCTTGATAGCGTTTGTAAATGTGATCCAAATTAATTTTTACCATTTTTAACGCTCCTTTTATTTTTTGACTTCCAGTTAACTAATAAGTTTAATCTTACTAATCAATCTAGATGTGTCCTCCACACCCAAAGTCAATCCTTTTTGGCTACTTGACCACCTAATAATCTGTATGAGACATACGTTGCAAGCGAGACACTGCAGATCACACTCAAGAAGGCCAATTGCAAAACGAAATTCAACAATATCAAGATTAAAAATACTATTACTGAGATTATAATTGGTAGAGGCTTTTCAACGAATAAAGTTAAAATACTTTCAAACTCATTTGTTGCCAGTTGGAAACTAACAGCGACTAAAGCCATGAAATAAACAAATGTTAAAATCATCACTGCTACGTGCCACTGCGTATTTCCCATTGCAACTTTATTTAATAAAATGAACAAACTTGCAACGAAACCTAAACCAAAATTGAGAAGATAGTTTTTCTGAAAATCAAACCATTTTTTAAAAAAATATTTAAAAAAACTCACACTACCGTTTAGTTGCCATTCTTGAACAGCTGCATAACTAGCAACCAATCCAGGAATTGTAAAAACTGATAACATCAACCATACGATAACTAACAACATCGTATAAGTAGCTGAAAACTTCAAACTGAACAAGATGATTGCAGTCAATATCACTGGAAAATTGATAATAAAGAATGAGAAGTTAATGGTAAATAATGACCAAAGCCAGTTACCACTCGCCATTAATCTTTGTCCATTTTTCGATTTTAGATTGATCACAATAATCTGTCCTTTCTTTAATTACTTAACAGCACCATCGGTAACACCTTTGATGATCCATTTTTGTGCGAATAGATAAAATAGGATAACCGGAATGATGGAAATAGTGATACCAGCTAAGGCTAAGTGCCATTGCTTTGTGTATTCACCGAAGAAATTAAACATTTGAAGTGGAATTGTGTATTGCGCTTGTGGCAATACTAGTGATGGCAATAGATAATCGTTCCAGATAGCAATGATATTCAAGATTGCTACGGTAACTGTGATAGGACTGAGCATTGGGAAGATAACTTTAGTAAAGATCTGCCAACGACTTGCCCCTTCTAGTTCAGCTGATTCATCCATTGCGATAGGAATACTTGATAATGTACCTTGATACAAGAAGACTGACAAACTGCAGTCAAAACCTAGATACATGATGACAAGTCCCCACATGTTTAGAAAATGTACAGCACCGAAGTTAGCTGTCAAAGGAATCATAACGGATTGGAAAGGAATCAACATAGCGGAAATAAATAGTAACAACAATCCACTACTCAATTTACTATGATTTCTTTGAAGTGCATATGCAGCCATTGATGAAGCTAAAATAATGACTAACACACTGCAAATTGTAATAATCAATGAATTCGTCAATGAAGCGATAAAGTGCAACGCTTGAAACGAATTAACATAGTTATCAGTTGTACTTGGATGTGGTAATGACAAAACTGATGCAAAGATACCTTTTGGTGTCTTAAATGAATTTGATACGATCAAATAAAATGGGAACAACCATAAGATACCTAACAAGAGCCCGACAATTCCAATAATGGTTCTACCTTTTGTTTTCAATGGAGATCAGCCTCCCTCTTACGGTTATAAGCAACTTGCAATAGTGAAATAGCAGCAACAATTACGAAGAATACAATAGCTTTTGCTTCTGACAAGGAGAAGTTAGCTGAGTTATAAGCGGTGTTAACAATATCCATCGCTAACATTTGTGTTGAATTGTAAGGACCACCATTTGTCAATGACAAGTTTTGATCATAAATCTTAAAACCATTTGATAAAGTTAAAAACATGCAAACTGTGAATGCAGGAGCAATCATTGGGAACGTGATTTTTGTGAAACGTTGCCATGCTGAAGCTCCGTCAATCTTTGCAGCTTCAATGATTTCATTAGGGATATTTTGTAGATAAGCAATATAAATGATCATGATATAACCACTCATTTGCCAAACTGTAACAATAACTAGTCCCCAGAAACCAGTTGTTTCATTTGTTAGCCAATTCAATAGCCAATGCATATGCAAGGCATTACCTAAAGCTTGAAAACCTTGAGTAAAAATGAATTGCCAGATGAAACCTAAAATCAAACCACCAATCATATTTGGCATAAAGAAAACGGTACGTAAGAAATTATTTCCCTTGAATTTTTGTGTTACTAATAATGCTAAGCCCAAGCCTATTACGTTCAGCATAATGACAGTGACAATTACAAACCCCACTGTAAACCAAAAGGCGTTAATAAACGCCTTATCGTGGAACAATGTTATGTAATTTTGAAATCCTACCATCTTGGTAAAAGTTAAACCGTCCCAATCAGTAAATGAGTAAAACAATCCTTCAATTACCGGAATAAATACTACCAAAGCTAACGCAATGAGGGTTGGTGTTAAAAATAGCCAAAACGAAAGACTTCTATTTTTCATATTCATTGCCCTCTTTTGTTACTTTTAGTTATTAGATGATTTTTGTTGTTTTGCCCAACCATCTTTCATATTTTGAACTGTCTTATCCCAGCTTTGTTTGCCTGATAAGTACTTTTGTAGATTTGGTTGTGCAACGTCTGGATCCCATGAAGTACCAGTGTATCCTGGGAATGCCCAGCCTGTTGTCTTGTGATTTTGTGAGTATTCAAAGACTGCTGATGTCAATGGATCGCTCATCTTGAAGTTACTGTAACCTTTGTATGCAGGTACGAAGTGTAACTTGTTTACAACTTGTTTCTTACCTTCTTTAGATGTGTACATCCAGTCTAAGAAGTCTTTAGCAGCTTTTTGTTCTTGTGTTGATTTCTTGCTATTAACTGCCCAGTATAGTGAAGTACCAACAGGCATCTTGCCTTCTTCACCAGGTACAGGAATAGGAATCATACCAACGTCATTCTTAGCAAAGTCTTTATCGATACCTTCGATTGTAGGATAGATCCAGTCACCTTGTTGAATCATAGCAACTTTACCTTGTGAGAAGTATTGGTTAACTTGTGCTGAGTAATCTAGTTGCATGATTGGTTGGATAGAATAAGTCTTTTCAAGATCAATCATAGTCTTCATATCATTAGCCTTTGTGAATGGCATCTTCTTTGATTTGTAAAGTTTCAAAGCGTTACCATTGAAGTCTTGACCAATGTATAGGTTAGCTAAGTGATCTGAGAATACCCAAGCTTCTTTACCAGGTGTAGCAAAGACGCCTTTGATACCTAATTCACTCTTTTGCGCATCAATTTGTTTGATAGCTGCTTCAAGTTTATCCATAGTTGTCAAACTGTTTGGATCAATGCCAGCCTTTTGGAAGACTTGCTTGTTATAAACCAAACCATAACCTTCAACGTTGAATGGAAGTCCAACGGTCTTGCCGCCAGTCTTAACAGCGCTCAAAGTACCAGGTTGTGCAGCTTTTGCTGCCTTTGTGTCTGACAAATCTGCTTCATGTGCCTTGAATTGTTGCACATCAGCTGGACCAGCCAAACTGAAGATTGTTGGTGCATTACCAGATGAAATTCTGGTCTTTAGAACTGGATCATATTGAGTACCACCACCGATTGATGTAACTTCAATCTTTACATGTGGATGTGACTTTTCATAATCCTTAGCAATTTGTTTGAATTGCTTGTTGTTCTCAACCTTTCCTTGAAGAATTGTAATCTTAACATCCTTACCTGAGGATGAATTACCACAAGCTGCCAGCATAAACGCTGCACTAGCGGCCAGAGCAACAACTGCTATACGCTTTCCAAAGCGTTTCCAGAAGTTCTTCTTCATTACCAAAGCCCCCTATAAAAATATTATTTCCTTACTACAGTTTCCATTATGTTTCTAAAAAGGTTTCTTTGCAACCGCTTTCTCGATGTTACCGATAACAGGTTTGTAACACGATTGAAATTTAAGGCATTCAAAAAGCAGTCAATTATTAATCTAATCGACTGCTTTTTTGTTATTCGTTATTTTTACCTTGAATGATAATTGGATCATAGTCTAACATCACGATTCCATCCTTAACTTTGATCAAGGAATTGTCAATCATGTTAGTGTAACTGTCGCTTGCCAAAGCTACAGGAACCTCTCCTGGCATCCCTTTAAGAGTGAAGATACCAATTCTGATAATGTCTCCCATCTTATAAGTTACTTCAACGATATCATTTTCTAGAGCAGTAATCTTATAAGTTCCTGACACTTGAATATCACTCTGACTCATCTGATGCATCTTGAAAATCAAAGAACTGAGGTTCATCTTCTTATCATCCCAGTCCAATTTATCTTTATCAAAAAGACTTGGTGTGTGTTTAAATCCATACTCTTGACCAGCATAAACTAAAGTTGAACCTTTCTGAAATTCTGAAAAGGCTGTCCAATTATAGACATCATTTTCATTGATAAAGAGACTATGAGCTCTTTCTTGATCATGATTCTCCAAAGCTCTCATCTTAATATAATTTGAAGGATAAATTACTCCTTGAGTATTCAAAGCTTCAACATACTTCTTTAAAGGCAAGTCACCCTTAACATATTTACGGAAAGTCTGGTCAATATCATAATCGTAAGTCATGTCAAAGGCACTGTATAATTCTGCATCCGAAGAAACGTGATACCCTTTGGCATTCAATGTCTTAATATAATCAGGACCAGTAGATTCAGCTAACCAAATGGTCTTAGGGTTAACCTTAGCAACTTCTTTGCGGGCTTCCTTCCAGAATTCGATTGGTACTTGTGGAGCAACATCGCATCTGAAACCATCAACGATTTTGGCATAACGTTTAAGAGTTTCGATTTGATAATTCCACAAAGCCTTGTGAGAATAATCTAATTCAGCTACATCTGTCCAGTCTTCATTCTTATTGTACAAATTACCTTCATGGTCATGTAAGAACCATTCTGGATGTACTTGTAATAATACTGAATCACGAGAAGTATGATTGTAAACAATATCCAACATAACTTTCATACCACGATCATGGATAGATTTTACTAACTCTAGAAAATCTTGCCATGTTCCTAGTTTTGGATCGATAGCACGGTAGTCCTTGATTGAATAAGGTGAACCGAGCTTACCTTTGCGGTCTTTTTTACCAATTGGAAAAATAGGCATCAACCAAATGCAATCAGTACCCAAACTCTTAATTCGATCCAAGTCCGGTTCAATTGCTTTTAAAGTACCTTTTTTAGTATGATTTCTTACAAAAATGCAATAAATTTGCATCTTTCTTAATTTAACATCTGTTTGACTTGCCATTAATTACACACCCCTCTAATTAGATTCAAAAGCACAACAACCCCATGCACCTAGTTTGACGATTCCATCCTTAACCTCACTAGATTCGTTAGCTAACACTTTTTCCCAAACACCTTCTGGCAAAGTAAAGTTGACTTTCTTATCAGAAAAATTAGCTACAACTAAACCTTGATTATCAGCTGTCTTTCGTTGATAAGCATAAATATTTGGGGCAGTAATTAGTAAACAATAATCGCCACTAGTAAAACAGTCATGCTTTTTTATTTTTAAAAGTTCTCTATAAAAATTCATAATACTATTGGGATCAGCAATCTCTTGATCGACACAATTGGAATCAACTTTGGCCCAATTCCAAGGTCTTTCTTCAGAAAAGCCTCGATACTTCGTTGAATTCCACTGCATTGGACCTCGAGCTGTCATCTCATCTTGATTATTCAACAGTCGTAAAATCTGGTCATCAGTAAACGACTTGTGGCGCAAATTATTAATCAGATCTACTGCTCTTTGATCAGTGAAATCTGCAACCTTTTGATACTTCAATCCGTGCATACCGATTTCTTCACCATAGTAAATTACTGGTATTCCACGTTGTAAAAATAGCATTGTTGCTAATAATTTGGTAATTTTATCATCATGCACTGGCAAGTTCAGTCGATCCAAAACTCGACTAATATCATGATTGCCCCATGTTAAAGTTGGCAAACTGACATGATCCAAAATACTTTCCCAAGTTACATAAGTTTTTTTCAAACTATCAAGCGATAACTTTCGATCTTGGAAAAACTTAGGTATATCCGGATTACTATCATCATAAACTTCACCATAATTATCTGAATTAACGACCACATCACAAACGTGCTCATCTGGTCGTGTGTATTCAGCAGCATCACGAGCCTGGGCAGATGACGCTTCACCAAACAAGAATACATCTGGCTTAATTTTTTTGATTTCTCTAACAAAACCTGACATATAGTCTTTTACTGCGGGCAACTTAGCATAGAATTGGTCATCAATTGGAAATTTAGTACTACTATCCAACGAGTTCTGTTCAAAATTTGCCTTAGCGATATGAATGAAGGCATCCAAACGAAATCCGTCAACGCCCTTTTCGAGCCAAAACTTAGCAATATCAGCGATTGACTTTTGAACCTCTGGATTTTTCCAATTCAAATCAGGCATTTTTTTATCGAAAAGATGAAAATAATACTCGTTTGGATTGGTTGGATTCTTCTCCCAAACGCTACCACCAAAGAATGATCCCCAATTGTTGGGCTCATGTCCGTCAACAGCTGGATGCCAAATATAGTAATCTCGAAAAATACTATGTGGATTATTTAAAGCATCTTGAAACCATGGATGTTGGTCGGACGTATGGTTGATTGGCAAATCTAAAATAATATGAAGTCCCAATTCATGAGCCTTAGTCATCATTTCCGAAAAATCACTTGTATCCCCCAAAATTGGATCGATGGCAAAATAATTAGAAACATCATAACCATTATCAATCTGTGGTGAGACAAAAATTGGATTCAACCAAATGGTATTAAATCCCATATCTTTAATGTAACCTAAATGTTTGATAATCCCCTGTATGTCACCAATACCATCATCATTAGTATCTTGAAAACTCTTAGGATAGATTTGATAAATTATTGCTTGATCATACCAATTCATGATAGTTGCCCCTTTCGTGTAAACCCTTACACCTCAGTATAAAAAAGTAAGCCTCGCCTAAGCAAGACTATCTGAAATGTTATCGGTAACAGGTTAATCCCTAAGAGTACCGCCAAAACTAATCTTGGGTTCAAAGACTAAAGCTCCTTGGCTTTCTTTAGTTTCAATTTTATCTAGTAAGTTCTCACCACAAGCACTCCCCATTTCAATTATCGATTGTTTAATCGTCGTAATTTTTGGCGAAGCCACTTGATTCAAAAAGACACCATCAAAACCAGTTACGCCAAAATCCTCTGGAACTTTGCCACCAGAACGTACGATTCCCCGTAGAATACCAATGGCCAAACGATCTGAGGCACATAAAAAGGCAGTGTTGGGTTTGATTTTCTTCCAATTAGATTCGATAAATTCTTCTGCCAAATGGCTATGGTTATCGAATCGATGCAATTCTGGAAGCATCCGACGCTCTTGGACTTGTTGTAAATAACCAGCTTCTCGAGAATATTCAAATGATTCCTTACTGTCGATTCCAATATAAACTAGTTTCTCATAGCCTTTTTGCAAAGCTAACTCTGCTAATTTATAAAGACCAGCCTTATTGTTAGTATCCACAAAATCAAATCCATAACGATTTTCACCAAAAATAATGACCGGCTTTTTTAAATTCTTGATCCAGTCAACGTCTTGTTGACGCATCCCAGTGATAATATAACCGTCACAATTACCAATGTCAAAGTTCTTGCGAGTAACCAATTGCAATGAATACTGGTGTAAATCTAAAGTTTTAGCTATACCAATCATTAAATTCATGTAGTACGGTTCAGTTGTATCGATATCTTCCAAAATACATAGCTTGATAATTCTTGTACTTTTATCCACCAACGCTTTAGCAATCATATTTGGATGATAATCCAATTCACGCATGGCTTCATAAACTAACGCCTTCAATTCATCGGTAACTTTGTCTGGATGATTGATAACTCGAGACACAGTCATCTTTGAAACGTTGGCTTTCTTTGCAACATCAACTAAAGTAGTCATGCTCTTCCCCTCCATATACCACAATTTTATTATACCAATTTAAAGCCTTTGCAGTCTTTTTTTTATAAAATTATCAACATTTTTAAATTATTTTTATATTGGTACATCTTTTTTATTTACAACAATTATATTAAACAACTTGTTTGAACATCTTCGGTTCATGTGCAAAAATTTAGTTGGATAAACTATTAACGAGATGATGCATATGATTATTTACTTGATTGCAATTACTATCTTTATTATCCAATGCGCAATTATGTATTTTATTTATTTCAAAGATCACAAGCTATTTAAATCAGAAATGGCAGCCGCCTATCATGTAAATAATAATCTAGATCAATTCTTTTATTTCTTACTTGTACCTTGTTTAAATGAAGAAAAAGTTATCCAAAATACTTTACAAAATTTGCTAAACTTAGCTGGTCAAAAAGAAATCATTGTCATTGATGATGATTCAGATGATCAAACCGTTCAAAAAATTAAAGCAATGTCAGGACCTATTAGTACAGTGGAAAGAAAATTACCCAACGCTAGAACTGGTAAAGGTGATTCTTTGAACAATGCGATGTCTTTAGTACACAAAATAATTAAACAAAGACATCTTGATCCGAAAAAATGTATTGTTGGTGTCATCGACGCCGATGGAATTTTAAGTGCTAATTGTATTTACAAATTAAACAATGCCTTTGAAGATGAAAACGTCGATGCTGTTCAATTAAGAGTCAAAATGAAACAACCGACGACCGTTTTACAAACTTTTCAAGATATCGAATTTTACACGATCAATCACTTGATTCAACTGATCCGTGGCAAAATGCATGCGGTCGCTCTCTGTGGCAACGGACAATTTTTCAGATATAAAACCGTTACCCAAAGAATGGGAATTCAACCTTGGGGCAATGCCTTACTGGAAGATTTCGAACTTACTTTGAAATTCGAATTAAATGGTTTGAGAATCAAATATTTAGACGATGCTTATGTTGACCAAGAAGCCTTATTAAATTTTAAGGCTTTAGTCAGACAAAGATCACGTTGGGCTCAAGGCGGATTAGATTGTTGGAAATATCTATTTCGAGTCACAAAGTCACCTATCATGTCCAATGCACAAAAATTTGATACTTATTTCTTTTTAACTCAACCATTATTAAATGTCTTAGCTGATTTCAGTATTATTTATTTGACGATAAAGTACGTCATTTATGCGATTGGAAATCCAAGTTTCTTCGTTATTTCCCTATTCTTCTTAATCATAATCGGTTCAATTTTTGGAATGATCTTCACTTTGATTTATCTTCACGAGCTGAGGATAACTCAAAAAGCTGATATTGCTATTGAAGAAAGTGACATGTTGAATTTGGATATGAAAATTGGCAAATTTTTATTGACTGTTGGTTTGTTATCTTATATCTATGTTGTTTTATTTTTGAGTCTGATGAAGTCTATTTATTCTAAAATCCGTGGCAACACTCACTGGGTTAAAACTAAACGCAACTAAAAAATAAGCCATTCCCAATAAAAGGAATGGCCTATTTTTTTAGTTACGGAGTCAACATAACTTCTGTTAATCTTGTCAGATTGCGATTACATGAACGGTTTAAGAGATTCAAAAATGTTCTGACAACACCAGTGACAACATAAAGCAATTTTTTGCCTAATTCCTACATATGGTAGATTGTAAAATTAATCCGAACGCTGTTCGGATAAAAAAGATCGGATTAAATTTGCAATCTACCATTAATGTATTGTAAATAGTCATTGTACTTCTGGATCATCTTGTTCTTAACGTATTGTTCCATATAATCAAAGTCTGGTGTTCCATCAGAACTAGCCGGCAGCATAACTCGATCAACATGTAAATGTTTAGCGTTACGTTTATAACCATGGCCATACTTTGGTTTAATCAAGTCTTGGCTTCCAACAAAGAACAAACCCGTATAAAGGTTCAGCCAATCAGCATATCCATAAATAACATCGGTTGTTGATATGAATGATTCTTTCTTATAAATAGCATATCCAGCAGCACCATCACCATTTTTTATAAAGCCAATACAATTTCCCGGTTGAACCATAAGTTTAGATGTATCATCTAATGCCACACGACACAAAACACCATTATTACGATTAGTTGCACCCAAATACTCAATGCCACCAGAACTAACCTGGTGTAAATGAACTAAGCCTTTCCCTTTACCACCAACTAATTTAGAAAACAAGTTACCAATGGTAAAAGGTTCCCAGTCCACAGAGTCAATAGCCGCCACTGGTTGAATATCACCTAACTTTGCTAATTGGGCATGAGCATAATCCAAATAAGCCCGCTGCTTTTGGTCCAATCGTTCTCTAACATAACTAGACATAAATTGATAATCCGGTTGGTCGTTATCGTCAACTGGTAGCATAATTTGCAGTCGTTCCATACGTGACAATGTAGCACCATTGCCGCCCCAGTTAAATTTAGCAGTCATTTGAGAACGAAGCAATGGCAACAGGAATTGGATCACCAACGGTGTCAATTGCTTACCAGTAATAACATGAACGTTCTGTCCAGTAACAAACTTATAAGGTTGATAAAATGCTGTTTGCGTATCCAAGCCAACGGTTATACTTCCACCATTATCTGATCCATATTCATAATTAGCAGCACTAACAAAGCCAGAAACACCATTGCTACCACCAGAACGGGTCACATAAGGAACTACATTAGCACCACCAGCAATCAGCTTATTCTTGTCAATACTACTTGACGTTGTATGAATGTCAAACAGTCCATTCTCACCAAACGCATTAAACGTTTTCCATTTTCGATCAGTCAGTTTCATCATGATCACCAGCCTTATCATTAAACAGATATTCACGACCAGCCATAATCATTGAGAACTCAAAGTCTAAATAATCACTAATTGACTTATCAAAATCTGCATCAGTAGGGATTTCATCGTTAAAGTAATAGAAACTATGCAACCATTCATCAGTTGGTTTAACCGTTGATTTAACACAGAATTTAGTCGGTGCTTCGACATTGCCACGCCAAACATCTAGTAAATATTGTTTACGATCCTTAACACGTGAAGTCGCAACCAGCCCAATATGTGGGCTAACCTCATAGCCATCATTACGAAAATCAATAAACTTAACTTCTTTGTTAGCCGGGTGCGGTTCATGAGCTGTAAATACAGCAATAACCGGGTTAGTTCCAACTCGATAGAAAGTATTCGGATTGCACGTTATGACCCCTTCCAAAGTGTGATCCTTTAGAATTGCTTCTTTGTATTGTCTTTCTGCTTTTGACTTACCAACCATAGTCGACTGTGGAACAATTACAGCAGCTCTTGCACAAGGTAATAAGCTATCAAGTAAATGTTTAATGAAGTTAATTTCGTACTGCGATGAATCCTTCGTTGACCCCTGAGAATATGGTGGATTCATCATACCAACGGTAGACATTGTCTCTGTCTGGAGCTTTGCAGCCGGTTGTTGCAAGAAATCTTCATTCTTCAGATTTGACTTACCATCACCACGGAGAATCATATTCGTTGTAGCAATAGTAAACATGTAATCTTGTAATTCAATTCCATATAGCTGATTACGACGAATATCACGTCGCTGCTGGTCATCAGAGGCCTGTTTAAGCATATTGTGCATTGCAGCGATTAGAAAGCCAGCAGTCCCACAAGTAGGGTCAAATACATGGTCGGTAGGTTTTAGGTCTACAAGGTCACAAAACAGCTCTGTGATATGCTTAGGCGTCAAAATAATACCTAAACTTTGCCCGTCACCACCTGAATAACTCATAAATTTACCATAGAACCGACCCAGATAGTCCTCTGTAGAGTTGGTATAACGAATATCTTGATAAATAGTACGATTGATAAACTCGGTGTAATAACGTAATGGAGTCATACCAAGTCGAGCATCTTTAGTATTCAGCTTAGCTGAATCCTTGATGATGCTGAATTGACTCAATAACTTATCTAACTTGGTCTGTGGTTGGACATTAGAACGCCGCAAATTAGATTTAATGGCGTCCATTAGCTTATCTCCGTCAGTAGTAACCGTATCGCCGGTTAATGAATCAATGCTAAAATTACGTGCTTCTCCTTCACGCAAAGCTAAAAGAATACCAGATACGACCAACGGTTTATCAACATCTTTTAACTGACCGTATGTCCGTAAATTCTCGTGAAGTTGTGCAGCATCTTTAAGAATGTCGGCAGTAGTCTTTTCCTCGTTGGTATCCTCATGAAGGACTTCTTTTAGATAGTATTCATCAATGTTTTTCTCGTTAAAACTAATAAAAGACTCAACGTCTGGTAGCACATCATAGTCACCACGTTCGTTAACAAACATTGGGGTGATTTTATGCATCTTTTCATTACCCGAAACACCAAAAGCAAAGCACTTCTTATACGAAGTACGTTCCAAAATATGCCGAGCATAATGCAACGCACCATTTAACGCATATTTAGGAACAATCACCGGATCATCAGTCGTAATAACATCGTGATCAGTATAAACATGATTGGAAATATCAGCCTTATCTTCAATCACCAGCAAATAGTCCTTTACGACCCCAACATACTCAGGATAACCAGATTTCCTATTTAATTTTTTACTAGCAGTATGAAGTGCATCATCAATATTTTTTATGTGAGAGCTTTGATAGTCCAAATCAATCTTAGAATCATTTAATAAGTGATCCACCCATAAATCCGTAGACCCTTCAACTCGTGCCATTCAATCAATCCTTTCCATGAAGCCATCTCCAAATAGCTCCATGTTCCTGTTTTTCTTCATTGTTTTGCTCACTGTTAACAGTTTATACTGGTTCAGACTCGTTAACACCTTTTCCGCTAATTGTAACTGTTGAGCATTTTCAGTTAATTTAGCAACCTTACTGGTTAAATCACTAACATTACCCACAGCCTGAGTTAAGGCATCGTGCTGATGTTACAGATACAAAAATTGATAACTTAGATCATAAAATCAATGTGGTTATTACTATAATTGCATCCCGCGTGGTAGCAATCTTGATAAAAGTTTTATTCTTTTAAGCCTTAATCAGCTTTTTGTTTTTGACATTAAAAGAACATATGTACCCCCTATTTGACAAATGCAAAAAATGTGCGCAAAGCCTTAT comes from Companilactobacillus pabuli and encodes:
- a CDS encoding carbohydrate ABC transporter permease codes for the protein MKTKGRTIIGIVGLLLGILWLFPFYLIVSNSFKTPKGIFASVLSLPHPSTTDNYVNSFQALHFIASLTNSLIITICSVLVIILASSMAAYALQRNHSKLSSGLLLLFISAMLIPFQSVMIPLTANFGAVHFLNMWGLVIMYLGFDCSLSVFLYQGTLSSIPIAMDESAELEGASRWQIFTKVIFPMLSPITVTVAILNIIAIWNDYLLPSLVLPQAQYTIPLQMFNFFGEYTKQWHLALAGITISIIPVILFYLFAQKWIIKGVTDGAVK
- a CDS encoding carbohydrate ABC transporter permease, translating into MKNRSLSFWLFLTPTLIALALVVFIPVIEGLFYSFTDWDGLTFTKMVGFQNYITLFHDKAFINAFWFTVGFVIVTVIMLNVIGLGLALLVTQKFKGNNFLRTVFFMPNMIGGLILGFIWQFIFTQGFQALGNALHMHWLLNWLTNETTGFWGLVIVTVWQMSGYIMIIYIAYLQNIPNEIIEAAKIDGASAWQRFTKITFPMIAPAFTVCMFLTLSNGFKIYDQNLSLTNGGPYNSTQMLAMDIVNTAYNSANFSLSEAKAIVFFVIVAAISLLQVAYNRKREADLH
- a CDS encoding ABC transporter substrate-binding protein translates to MKKNFWKRFGKRIAVVALAASAAFMLAACGNSSSGKDVKITILQGKVENNKQFKQIAKDYEKSHPHVKIEVTSIGGGTQYDPVLKTRISSGNAPTIFSLAGPADVQQFKAHEADLSDTKAAKAAQPGTLSAVKTGGKTVGLPFNVEGYGLVYNKQVFQKAGIDPNSLTTMDKLEAAIKQIDAQKSELGIKGVFATPGKEAWVFSDHLANLYIGQDFNGNALKLYKSKKMPFTKANDMKTMIDLEKTYSIQPIMQLDYSAQVNQYFSQGKVAMIQQGDWIYPTIEGIDKDFAKNDVGMIPIPVPGEEGKMPVGTSLYWAVNSKKSTQEQKAAKDFLDWMYTSKEGKKQVVNKLHFVPAYKGYSNFKMSDPLTSAVFEYSQNHKTTGWAFPGYTGTSWDPDVAQPNLQKYLSGKQSWDKTVQNMKDGWAKQQKSSNN
- a CDS encoding alpha-amylase family glycosyl hydrolase; amino-acid sequence: MASQTDVKLRKMQIYCIFVRNHTKKGTLKAIEPDLDRIKSLGTDCIWLMPIFPIGKKDRKGKLGSPYSIKDYRAIDPKLGTWQDFLELVKSIHDRGMKVMLDIVYNHTSRDSVLLQVHPEWFLHDHEGNLYNKNEDWTDVAELDYSHKALWNYQIETLKRYAKIVDGFRCDVAPQVPIEFWKEARKEVAKVNPKTIWLAESTGPDYIKTLNAKGYHVSSDAELYSAFDMTYDYDIDQTFRKYVKGDLPLKKYVEALNTQGVIYPSNYIKMRALENHDQERAHSLFINENDVYNWTAFSEFQKGSTLVYAGQEYGFKHTPSLFDKDKLDWDDKKMNLSSLIFKMHQMSQSDIQVSGTYKITALENDIVEVTYKMGDIIRIGIFTLKGMPGEVPVALASDSYTNMIDNSLIKVKDGIVMLDYDPIIIQGKNNE
- a CDS encoding glycoside hydrolase family 13 protein; translated protein: MNWYDQAIIYQIYPKSFQDTNDDGIGDIQGIIKHLGYIKDMGFNTIWLNPIFVSPQIDNGYDVSNYFAIDPILGDTSDFSEMMTKAHELGLHIILDLPINHTSDQHPWFQDALNNPHSIFRDYYIWHPAVDGHEPNNWGSFFGGSVWEKNPTNPNEYYFHLFDKKMPDLNWKNPEVQKSIADIAKFWLEKGVDGFRLDAFIHIAKANFEQNSLDSSTKFPIDDQFYAKLPAVKDYMSGFVREIKKIKPDVFLFGEASSAQARDAAEYTRPDEHVCDVVVNSDNYGEVYDDSNPDIPKFFQDRKLSLDSLKKTYVTWESILDHVSLPTLTWGNHDISRVLDRLNLPVHDDKITKLLATMLFLQRGIPVIYYGEEIGMHGLKYQKVADFTDQRAVDLINNLRHKSFTDDQILRLLNNQDEMTARGPMQWNSTKYRGFSEERPWNWAKVDSNCVDQEIADPNSIMNFYRELLKIKKHDCFTSGDYCLLITAPNIYAYQRKTADNQGLVVANFSDKKVNFTLPEGVWEKVLANESSEVKDGIVKLGAWGCCAFESN
- a CDS encoding LacI family DNA-binding transcriptional regulator, which produces MTTLVDVAKKANVSKMTVSRVINHPDKVTDELKALVYEAMRELDYHPNMIAKALVDKSTRIIKLCILEDIDTTEPYYMNLMIGIAKTLDLHQYSLQLVTRKNFDIGNCDGYIITGMRQQDVDWIKNLKKPVIIFGENRYGFDFVDTNNKAGLYKLAELALQKGYEKLVYIGIDSKESFEYSREAGYLQQVQERRMLPELHRFDNHSHLAEEFIESNWKKIKPNTAFLCASDRLAIGILRGIVRSGGKVPEDFGVTGFDGVFLNQVASPKITTIKQSIIEMGSACGENLLDKIETKESQGALVFEPKISFGGTLRD